The bacterium genome includes the window AGCGGCCCATCAAGGTCGGTGATCGCATCGAAGTATCAGACATTGCAGGGAACGTGACCAACATTTCCATGCGAGCCACGGAAATCGTCACCAACGACAACATCTCCATCATCGTACCGAACTCCGAGTTCATCTCTCAAACTGTCATCAACTGGAGTCATTCCGACAGCAAAATCCGCCTGAACTTCCCGATCGGCGTCACATACGCCGAGGAGGCATCGCGCGTGCGGGAAGTCCTGATCTCCATCGCTGAGAATCATGAGGGGGTGCTCGAGAATCCGGCACCCGATGTACTGATCTCGGAATTCGGGGAAAACGGGATCATTTACAATCTTCGCGTTTGGACACGGGAGTTCACTTCGCGTCCTGGCGTCATGCGCAGTCAGATGTATTTCGCCATCGACAAACGTTTTCGCGAGGAAGGCATCACTATCCCCTTCCCGCAGCGGGACATCCACATCAAGGACATGCCTCGCCGCAGCAGCGACAGGTCCCA containing:
- a CDS encoding mechanosensitive ion channel — encoded protein: MEQIQFIFNEIVRIANTPLFSLGKTDVSVWTIVYLGVALFLLFWLTGKLNKLIVYRLLARSRIELGTRAAMGSFIRYFVLTIGFIILLQTAGINLSSITVLLGALGVGIGFGLQTITNNLISGLIIFMERPIKVGDRIEVSDIAGNVTNISMRATEIVTNDNISIIVPNSEFISQTVINWSHSDSKIRLNFPIGVTYAEEASRVREVLISIAENHEGVLENPAPDVLISEFGENGIIYNLRVWTREFTSRPGVMRSQMYFAIDKRFREEGITIPFPQRDIHIKDMPRRSSDRSHDLDGESA